The genomic DNA CATCGCCCGCAGGTCCACCAGCGGTTCGGCGGTGCGCAGTTCGACCACCGTCCAGCCCGCCAGCAGCAGCCCGCCGGCCAGCAGTGGGCCGATCACCGCGGCGCTCCCCCAGGCGCCGTCCTTCGCTCCGCCGACGCCGGCGAGCAGCGCGGTGACGGCCGCGCCGAGCAGGGCGACGCCCGGCCAGTCGACCCGTCCGCCCGCCCGCCGCGAGGACTCGGGGACGGCCAGGAACGCCACGGCGACGCACGCGGCGGCGAGCAGCGCGGGGACCAGCAGGGTGAGCCGCAGCGAGCCGGTGGCGGAGTGGATCAGCCCGGTGGAGACGCCGCCGAGCAGCGTGCCGAGCGCGAGCGAGCCGACCAGCAGCGCGATCGCGCGGCGGGCGCCGGCGACCGGCAGCCGGTCGCGGACCAGGGCCATCTCCAGCGGCAGCAGGGCGGCGACCGGTCCTTGCAGCAGCCGTCCGGCGAGCAGCACGGGCAGGCTGTCGGCGAGGGCGACCACCAGGCTGCCGACGGCGATCAGGGCGAGAGCGGCGCGCAGCATGCGCCGGTGCCCGTAGAGGTCGCCGAGCCGGCCGAGCAGCGGGACGCAGACGGCGGCGGCGAGGAGCTGGACGGAGACGATCCAGCTGGCATCGGCCGCGTCGATGCCGAGGTGGGCGGTGAGTTCGGGCAGCAGCGGGGTGATGCCGATCTGCAGGACGCCGCTGGTGAGTTCGAAGAGGACCAGGGCGCCGACGGCGGCTCCCGCGGGGGCCTCGGGGGTGCGGGTCACGGTCACTCCTGTCCGGTGGCGGCGGGGGTCAGGCGGCGCAGGGCGAGTCCGGCGAGCAGGGCGGCCGCGTACGGGAGCGCGGCGTCGTCGTAGAGGGCCTGGGCGGAGTGGTTCATCGGCGCGGTGGCGGGGTCGGTGCCGGGCGGGCAGGCGCCGAGTCCGAGGTAGGCGCCGGGCACCTCGCGCAGGACGAAGGAGAAGTCCTCGGAGCCGGCCATCGGCGTGGGCAGCGGGAGGACCCGGTCGGCGCCGAGCACCTCGCGGCCGGTGTCGAGGGCGAACGCGGCCTCGCCGGGGTGGTTGACGGTCGGCGGGTACTGGTGGACGTACTCGATCCCGGCGGTGACGCCGTGCGCGGCGGCGGTGCCGTGCACGGTCCGCTCGAAGGAGGTCCGGACGGCGGCGCGCGAGGCGTCGGAGAAGGTCCGCACGGTGGCGGACAGGCGCGCGGTGTCGGGGATGACGTTGGGTGCGGTGCCGGCCTCGATCCGGCCGACGGTGACCACGGCCGGGTCGAAGATGTCGACCTCGCGGGTGACCAGGGTCTGCAGCGCGGTGACGGTGGCGCACAGCGCGGGTACCGGGTCGGTGGCGGAGTGCGGGGAGGAGCCGTGGCCGCCGGCGCCGCGCAGGGTGACGTGGACGGTGTCGGAGGCGGCGAGCATCGGCCCGGGCCGGGTCGCGGCGAAGCCGGTCGGCGCGTCCCGGGCGACGACGTGCAGGGCGTACGCGGCGACCACCCGCTCGCCGGCCGCGTCCAGCACCCCCTCTTCGATCATGATCCGGGCGCCGCCCTGGCCCTCCTCGCCGGGCTGGAACATCAGCACCACGTCGCCGGCGAGCTCCGCCCGGCGGGCCGCCAGCAGGTGCGCGGCGCCGACCAGGCCGGCGGTGTGCAGGTCGTGGCCGCAGGCGTGCATCCGTCCGTCCAGCGCCGAGGCGTACGGGAGACCGGTGTCCTCCTGGACGGGCAGCGCGTCCATGTCGCCGCGCAGCAGGACGGCCGGGCCGGGCCGTCCGCCGCGCAGCACGGCGGTGACCGAGCTGAGCGCCCGGCCGGTGGTGATCTCCAGGCCGAGCCCGTCGAGGGCGGCGAGCACCTTGGCCTGGGTGAGCGGGAGGTCGAGGCCGAGTTCGGGTTCGCGGTGCAGGGCGTGCCGCAGCTCGGTGAGGACGGGGGCGAGGGCGTGGGCGTCGGTCAGCAGGGACATGCGCGCTATCGTGGGGATCCGCACCACCGTTCCCGCCGATCCGCAGGAAAGCGTCAGTCATGGCCTACCGGGTGCCGGAAACCGCCGGCGAGGCTCTCGACGAGCTGGACCACCAGCTGGTCACCGCGCTGCAGACCGCGCCGCGCGCCCGCTGGGAGCGGATCGGCGCGGCGATCGGCGTGGACGCCACCACGGCCGCCCGGCGCTGGCGCCGCCTGACCGACGCCGGGCACGCCTGGCTGAGCTGCCACCCGGCCGGCATCGGGCCGACGCCGCCGCTGGTCGCGGTCGTCGAGGTGGACTGCGTGGCGGGCGCACTGCACGAGGTGGCCGCCGCGATCGTGGACGATCCGCACCTGATCACCGTCGACCACGTCACCGGCTCCCGGGACCTGGTGCTCACCGCGGTCTTCCCCGACCAGGCGGCGCTCGCCCGGTACCTCGGTCTGCGGCTGGGGGCGCTGCCCGGCGTGGCCGCGACCCGCTCCCAGGTCGCCTCCGCCGTGCACGCGGTCGGCAGCCGCTGGCGCCTGGACCGGCTCGCCCCCGGCGGCCGGGACGTCCTCGACGAGACCGCGCCGGGCGGCGGTTCGGGGATCGGCCGGGGCCTGTCCTCCGCCGACCCGCTCGACCTGCGGCTGTTCTCGCTGCTCGCCGAGGACTGCCGGATGCCCGCCGCGGACCTCGCCGAGCGGGCCGGTGCCAGCCCCAGCACGGTGCGCCGCCGGCTGGAGCGCTACCAGCGCGAGGAGGCGCTGGTGTACCGGTGCGAGGTGGCCCGCTCGCTGTCCGGCTGGCCGGTCTCGGTGACCCTGTGGGGCGTCGCGCCGCCGGACGCGGCCGCCCGGATCACCGCGCAGCTGCCGACCCAGCGCGAGACCCGGCTGTGCGCCACCCTCTCCGGGCCGCACAACCTGCTGCTGACCGTCTGGCTGCGCTCGGTGCAGGACATCCCCGCCTTCGAGGCCCGCCTGTACGCCCGCTTCCCCGAACTCACCGTCACCGACCGGGCGGTGACCCTGTGGCCGCTCAAGCTGGCCGGGCAGGTCCTCGACCCGCGCGGCCGCCGGATCCGCGGCGTGCCGGTCGACTTCTGGCACGACCCGGCGGCCGAACGCGCCGAGGCCGACCTGGTCCGCCGCCTCTCCGTCCCCCGCCGGCCTGTGCCCTAGCCGGTTCTGCGCGCGGCATTGAAAAGCCATGTGACGTGTGCCATTTTACTTCGCAAGCCCGTCACCGACGGGACGACCCTCCGCTCCCTCCCCCAGGAGTGACTCTTGCGTGCCCTCGCCACGACCCTGCTGATAGCCGCCGTCGCGACCCCCCTGCTCCCCGTCGCCCAGGCCGCCGCCCAGCCCTCGCCCGCCACCGAGCAGTCCGCCCTCGCCGACCCCGGCCAGCGCCCCGCCCACGGCACCGCCAAGGGCGCCCCCGGCGCCGCCCCCACCGGCGGCAGCCGGCTCGAATCGCGCATCCTGCCGATCACCTACACCTGCAGCCCGTCGCTGCGGATCCGGGCGCAGGAAATGACCTCCGCGCAGCTCACCGCCACCTGCACCAGCCTGGCCAACCAGGACGCCTACTTCCACGGCATCGTCCACGACCCCGGCCCGGTCGCCGGCGACCTCAACACCACCCTCGAGGTCGACGTCTTCAACTCCAGCGCCGACTACAAGGCGTACGCCGGGAAGATCTACGGCATCGACACCAACAACGGCGGCATGTACCTGGAGGGCGACCCCTCGCAGGCCGGCAACCAGCCGCGGTTCATCTGCTACGAGCGCACCGACGTCAGCCCCGGCTGGCAGATCTGGAACCTCAACCACGAGTACACCCACTACCTCGACGGCCGCTTCGACCTGTACGGCGACTTCAACGCGAGCCAGAGCACGCCGACCGTCTGGTGGGGCGAGGGCTTCGCCGAGTACGTCTCCTACTCCTACCGCGGCGTCACCTACGCCAACGCGGTCGCCGAGGCCGGCAAGCACACGTACGCGCTGCGCACCCTGTTCGACACCACGTACGCCAACACCGACACCAACCGCACCTACAACTGGGGCTACCTGGCCACCCGTTACATGATCGAGAAGCACCCGTCCGACGTCACCGCCGTGCTCGGCCACTACCGCAGCGGGAACTGGGCCGCCGCGCGCACCCTGCTCACCTCGCTCGACTACGAGGCCGACTGGAACGCCTGGCTGACCTCCGTGGCCGCCGGCGCCTGACCCGGACCGCCCGCCGCGGCCGCACCGGGACCGCCCGGTGCGGCCGCGGCGTGAGCAGGGGTCAGCGGGCCTGGACGGTCAGCGCGGCCACGTCGGACAGGCCGGACGGCGCGGCCTTGCCGGTCACCTCCCAGTGCCCGGGCGAGGCCTCCGCGAACCCGCGCAGCACCAGCGTCGCGGTGCTGCCGGCGCAGCGCTGCGAGCCCAGGACACCGCTCCGGCCCGTCCCCACGTCGCGCCAGCGGAACTCCACCGTGTCGGCGGACCCGCAGCCGGAGAAGCTGACCGTCAGGTCCCGGCCCGTGGTGAAGGTCGTCGGCGAGACCGTCACGTCGACGCTTCTGCCGCTGGCGGTGCTGCTGGGCGTACTGGTGCTCGTGCTGCTCGAGCCTCGGTTCCGCTTCTTCTTCTTGCCCCCGCCGGTCCCGCACGCCGCCAGCGTCATCACCAGCAGTACCGCCACCGCGGCAGCCAAAGGTCGCCTGACCATCCCGTCCCCCCGAAGTCGTGTCAGTGGCACGAGGATGTCAGGTGGTCAACCCGTACGCCAATCGGAGGTGGCCGCCGCCCGCGCCGCCCCGACCCGGGCGGCGGCCAGGGGTCGGTCAGTTGCCCACCCGGAAGCCGTACTTGTCGGCGAGCTTCTGCAGCGAGGTCCGGCCGGGGTGGCCGTCGGCGTCCGCGCCCTGGTAGCCGAGGGCGTGCTGCCAGTCCGCGTAGGCCTTGAGCGTCAGGGTGCCCCAGGAGCCGTCGACGTACGCGTTGTCGAGCAGGCCCTCGCCCGCCAGCCCCTTCTCCACCAGCAGGACCTGCGTCCAGTACGGCGAGCGGTGGCCGGTCGGCGCGGGGATGTCGGCGGCGATGGCGTGCTCCAACTGCCCGAGGCAGACCCACGGCCGCGGGTCGACGCCGCTCTGCGGCACGTCGGGAGCGAGCGGATCTGGAACAGGCCGATGCTCGGGCCCCAGGTGTTGTTCACCAGGGCGCTGTCCCCGACGGCGTCCGGTCGGCCGCCGGACTCCGCCATCGCGACCGCCCCGGCGACGCGGATGTCGTCACCGCCGAAGCCGGCGTCCTTCGCCAGGCCACAGAGTTTGGGAAAATGTCAGCGCCATCGTCATTGCACCCCTTCCGCTGACGAACCGTTTCCCATGGTCCGCCCGGCTCCGACGACCCGCACCCCACCGCGGCGCGGGCCCCCGGTGCACGCTCAGCCGGTCGGCCAGGTGCGGCCGAGGGCGGCGGCGAGGGCCGCGCCCTGGCGGTGGCCGGCGCGGGCGGCGGCGGGGCGGCGGGCGTCGGCGGTGAGGTCGCGGCCCATCGCGCGGCGGGCCCCGCCGTCGGGGACGACCAGGGTGACGAACGCGCCGCCGGCGCGCAGCTCGGCGGCCTGCTGCTGGGCGCCGGGGTGCGGTCCGACGGCGGTGGGGACGGGGGCGACGGCCAGCACCTGGCGGTGGCCGGCGGCGAGTTGGAGGTTGGCGGTGGCGCGGGTGCCGCCGTCGATCCAGCGCCGGCCGAGGGCGGTGGCGGGCGGCCAGACCAGGGGGACGGCGCAGCTGGCGGCGACCGCGTCGGCGAGCGGGAGGCCGGAGTGCGCGTCGAAGGCCTCGACCTGTCCGCTCTCCGCGTCGACGGCGGCGATCCGCAGGGGGCGGTCCGGCCAGGCGCCGGCGTCGCGCAGCAGGGTGCGGACGGTGGCGTGGAGGTCGTGGGCGGGGTCGGTGCGCGCGTCGAGGGCGGCGCGGCCGAGGCGGGTGGCGGAGCGTTCGGGGTCGCGGGTGGCGAGCGCGGCCCACAGGTAGCGCACGGTCTGGGCCGCGGTGACGGCGAGGTCGACCCGGTCGAGGCCGGCGAGTTGACGGTCGTACAGCTCGCGCGGTGTCTCGCCGGCCAGCAGGCGGGAGCCGAAGACCGCGCCGGCGGAGGTGCCGATGACGGTGTCGGCGGCGGCCGGGTCGACCCCGCCGTCGGCGAGGCCGGCGAGGACGCCGGTGAGCCACGCCCCGCCGACCGGTCCGCCGCCGCCCAGGACCAGTGCCGTGCCGTCCATGTCCCCACTCCCCCTTCCAAAACGGGGAGCACTCCCCGTTTCATCTCCGTGCGAGGATAGCAGCCGAACCGGGGAACACTCCCCGCTCGACCGAGGGAGCGGCATGGCCGGCGTCACCCGATCCGGTACCGACGGGACGGCCACGCCGCTGCGGCGCGACGCCCGGCGCAGCCGGGAGCTGCTGCTCGACGCGGCCCGGCAGGTCTTCGCCGACCGGGGCCTGGACGCGCCGCTCGACGTCATCGCCCGCCGCGCGGGCGTCGGCAACGCCACCCTGTACCGGCACTTCCCCACCCGGGCCGCCCTCGTCGACGCCGTCTTCGGCGACCTGCTCGCCGCCACCGAGGCCGCCGGCGAGCAGGCCCGGGCCGCCGAGGACGCCTGGCAGGGGCTCACCCACTACCTGCACCACGTGTTCGCGACGCTGGCCGCCGACCGCGGCACCAACGACCTGATGACCACGCACCTCCCGGACAGCGCCGCCCTTCAGGCCGTCCACGAGCACAACCGGCAGACCGTCGGCCTGCTCCTCGGCCGCAGCCGCGACCAGGGCAGCGTCCGCGCCGACCTCACCACCGAGGACCTGCTGCTCGCCCTCGCCGCCCTCGGCCGCACCGTCCCGGCCCTCGCCGGCGCCGTCGGGCCCGACGCCTGGCGCCGCCCGCTCGCCCTGTTCCTCGACGGCCTGCGCCCCTCCCCCGCACACCCACCGCTGCCCGCCCCGGCCCTCACCCCCGAGCAGCTCGCCGGCGTCCTCCACCACCTGGGCCCGCACCGCGCCCGCTGACAGCCGGACGCCCGGCCGTCCCGGGGGTCGGGGGCGGCCGGGCACCGGCTCACGGGGTGCGGCTCAGAGCGGGACGACCTGCTCCGCCTGCGGGCCCTTGGGTCCGGCGACCACGTCGAACTCGACGCGCTGGTTCTCCTCCAGGCCGCGGTAGCCCGAGGTCTGGATGGCGCTGAAGTGGACGAACACGTCCGGGCCTCCGGCGTCGGGGGCGATGAAGCCGAATCCCTTCTCCGCGTTGAACCACTTCACAGTTCCCTGCTGCGGCATGCTGACGTCCTCATCTCCGGTCAGGCCGACGGTCGGCGTACGCGGTCGGCCCGTCCGCTCCCGGACGTCCGACCGCGCACACATCCTGGCAGCGAGGCGGCCGAAGACCCGCTCGCCACTGCTCCGTTCGCATGAGACCACCCGGACGGCCGTGCGGCGCCGCGGGGGCCGGCGGGGATCCGCTGCTGTGATGGGGCGGTCGTACCGGTGGACGGAGAGGGGCGCGCAGTGAGTGCCGCAGACGAGCGGGTGTCGCCGAAGGCGAGCGCGGTGCAGGAGCGGGTGTCGCCGACCGCGTACGTGGACCTGGTGACCGCCACGGTCGGGTTCACCCTCACCTTCTGGGCGTGGAACCTGATCGCGCCGCTCGCCGGCGAGTTCGACAAGACGCTGCACATGTCCTCGTTCGCGCAGTCCCTGCTGGTGGCGGTGCCGGTGCTGGTCGGTTCGCTCGGCCGGGTGCCGGTCGGCGCGCTGACCGACCGGTACGGGGCCCGGCTGATGTTCCCGCTGGTCTCGGGGCTGACCATCGTCCCGGTGCTGCTGCTGATCCCGGCCCGCGACTCGTACGGGGCGCTGCTCGCCGTCGGCTTCCTGCTGGGCCTGGGCGGCACGACCTTCGCGATCGGCGTGCCGCTGGTGAACTCGTGGTTCCCGCCGCACAAGCGCGGCCTGGGCGTCGGCGTGTTCGGCATGGGCATGGGCGGCGTGGCCCTGTCGGGGTACTTCACCCCGCGGATGTGGAAGCAGGACCCCGACCTGCCGTTCCTGGTCCTCGCCGGGGCGCTGGCGGTGTACGTGGTGATCGCCCTGCTGTTCATCCGCGACCGCCCGGACCGGGTGGTGCCGACCTCCCCGCTCACCGAGCGCCTCGCCCGGGCCGGGCGGCTGCGGGTGACGTGGGAGCTCTCGGCGCTGTACGCGATCGGCTTCGGCGGGATCGTGGCGTTCGGCGTCTACCTCCCGACGTACCTCAAGACCTGGTACCACCTGTCGGCGACCGACGCCGGCACCAAGGCGGCCGGCTTCGCGCTGGTGACCGTTCTCTTCCGGCCGATCGGCGGCTGGCTGTCCGACCGGATCCACCCGGCGGTGGTCACCGCCTGGGCCCTGGCGCTGACCGCGCTGTTCGCCGTCGTCCAGGCCTTCGACCCGGACCTCAGCCCGGTCGGCACCACCGCCTTCCTGCTGATGGCGGTCGGCCTCGGCACCACCAGCGGAGCGGTGTTCGCCCTGGTCGCCCAGGTCACCCCGGTCACCCAGGTGGGCAGCGTGACCGGCATCGTGGGCGCGATCGGCGGGCTCGGCGGCTTCGTGCCCCCGCTGGTGATGGGCGCGATCTACAGCGCGCAGGGCAGCTATTCGATCGGCTTCATGCTCCTCTCCGACCTGGCGCTGGCGGGCTGCGTCTACGCGGCGGTCCGGATGCGCACCGTCCGCCCCGGGGAAGCCGTCTGACGCCGTTCTGCCACCACCCTGACGCCGCCCCTGATGCCGCCCTGGCGCCGTCCTGAGGGCTCCGGGACGGGTGACGGAGTGTCGGGAACGGCGCCACAGGCCTGACACCCTGGGCGTTGCCGCAGGTGGGAGCCGCGTCATAGCGTGCCCGCACCGAGCAACGCCCACCGACGGAAGCAGCTCCGACGTGACCACGCCCACCACCGTCAACGGCGGTGTCTCCCACTGGCACACCGCCCTCGGCGCCACCGCGCCGCGCCCCGCGCTGGACGGCCCCACCGAGGTGGACGTCGCCGTCGTCGGCGGCGGCTACACCGGTCTGTGGACGGCGTACTACCTCAAGCGGGCCGAGCCCTCGCTGCGGATCGCCGTGCTGGAGCAGCGTTTCTGCGGCTACGGCGCCTCCGGCCGCAACGGCGGCTGGCTGTACAACGGCTTCGCCGGCCGCTCCGCCTTCGCCCGGCGGTACGGCAAGGCACGGGCGGTCGCGCTGCAGCGGGCGATGACCGCCTCGGTGGACGAGGTGCTGCGGGTCTGCGCCGCCGAGGGCATCGACGCCGACCAGGTCAAGGGCGGCGTCCTGGAGGTCGCCCGCACCCCCGCCCAGCTGGAGCGCCTGGACGCCTTCGTCGCGGCCGAGCACGCCTACGGCGAGACCGGGGTGCGGCGGCTCACCGCCGCCGAGGCCGCCCGGCGGATCGCCGTCGACGGCGCGCTCGGCGCGAGCTGGACGCCGCACGGCGCCCGGCTGCAGCCGGTCAAGCTGGTCCGCGGCCTCGCCGCCGCCGCCGAACGGCTCGGCGTCGAGGTGTACGAGCGGACCGCGGTCACCGCCGTCCACCCGGCCGCGGGCACGACCCCGGCGCGGGCCGTCACCGAGCACGGCACCGTCTCGGCGCGGTACGTCCTGCGCTGCACCGAGGGGTTCACCGCCGGCCTGCCCGGCGAGAAGCGCTCCTGGCTGCCGATGAACTCCTCGATGATCGTCACCGCCCCGCTGCCCGCCTCGTTCTGGGAGTCGGCCGGCTGGGCCGGCCGCGAGACGCTCGGCGACTTCGCGCACGCCTACATGTACGCGCAGCGCACCGCGGACGACCGGATCGCGATCGGCGGGCGCGGCGTGCCGTACCGCTTCGGCTCGCGCACCGACAACGACGGCTCGACCGCGCCGAGGACGGTCGAGCAGCTGGCCGGGATCCTCACCCGGTTCTTCCCCGCGGCGCGCGGCGTCGCGGTGGAGCACGCCTGGTCCGGCGTGCTCGGGGTGCCCCGGGACTGGTGCAGCACGGTGGCCCTGGACCGCGCCTCGGGTCTCGGCTGGGCGGGCGGCTACGTCGGCAGCGGCGTGACCACCACCAACCTCGCCGCCCGCACCCTGCGCGACCTGGTCCTCGGCGAGCACACCGAACTGACCGCCCTCCCCTGGGTCGACCACCGCGTCCGCAAGTGGGAGCCCGAGCCGCTGCGCTGGCTCGGCGTCCACGGCCTCTACGCCGCCTACCACTTCGCCGACGCCCGGGAACGCGCCGGCCGGCCCCGCACCTCCCCCGTCGCCCGCCTCGCCGACCTGGTCTCCGGCCGCCACTGACCGCCCGGAGACCAGGTCGGCGGGGCGGGCCGGTGCGCGGACTACGGGCGCGCGTACGGCCGGGTCATCACCTCCAGGTTGTGGCCGTCGGGGTCGGCGAAGTACGCGCCGCGGCCACCGAACAGGGTGTTGACCCGGCCGGGTTCGGCATGGGCCGGGTCGGCGTAGTAGGTGACCCCGAGCGCCTCCAGGCGGGCGATCACGGCGTCGAACCGCTCCTCGGGAACGAGGAAGGCGTAGTGCTGCGACTGGATCGGCTCGTCCCGCTTCTCGTAGTAGTCGAGCGTCACGCCGTTGCCGAGGTCGACGGGCAGGAACGGCCCGAACGGCGCGCCGACCTCCAGGCCGAGGACCACGGCCAGGAACTCGGCGGACAGGTACCGGTCGCTCGCGTACACGGCGGTGTGGTTCAACTGCACGCCGGCCGCCGGCGGCTGAGCGGGGTGCTGGTGCTGCTGGGTGAAGGACATCGCTGGTGACTCTCCGGTCGTGGGATCCGCTGGAACGGGGGCGCCGGAATGCGGGCGCCGGGAGCGAGGACGCGGAGGGGACGGCGGGCCACGGGCCCGCCCCGGGTTCACGCCGAGGCCGGGAACCCCACTCGTGCGTGGCCCAAGGCCGACCCGGCAGTCACCCGGCCGACCCTAGACGACCACCCCCGCCCCCGACAACGCGGTTCACCGCCCGTCGCCCGGGGCCGGGCGTGGGGCGTTTCGCCTTGACTCGGTGCGGTCCGTCCGCCAAAGTAAGTAAACATTCACTTTGGAGGTGGACGTTGCCCAGGCCCAGCCAGAAGCCCGCCCTGCACGCCGCCGCGCTCGCCTGCTTCGCCGAGCGCGGGTACGACGCGACCCGCACCAAGCACATCGCCGAGCGCGCCGGAATGTCGGAGGCCGCGCTCTACCGGCACTACCCGTCCAAGGAGGCGATCGCCCGCGCCCTGTACGCCGAGACCGTCGAGGCGTACGTCCGCACGCTGCGCGAGGTGGCCGACGGCCCCGGCGGCCCGCTGGAGCGGCTGGCAGGGGCGGTCCGCGCGATGCTCGCCGCGTACCGGGCGCAGCCGCACGCCTTCCTCTTCGCGCTGCACCGCACAGGCTCGCTGATGCCGGGCCTGCCACCCGGCAGCGAGTACCCGCTGCACGTCATCGAGGAGCTGATCGCCGAGGGCCAGCACGCCGGCGAGGTGCGCGAGGGCGCCCGGAACCTGCTCGCGGCCGTCTTCGCGGGCTGCGTCCTGCAGCCGGTGCTGGTGTCCGACCTCGCCGCGCCCGGCGCCCTCGACCTGCTCGGCACCGACGTGCACGACCTGACCATCGAACAGGCGGCGCTGGCCGCCGTGAGGAGCGAGACCCGATGACCGCCACCCCGCGCACCGCGCTCCGCGCCCGTCCGGGCCGGGTCGCGCTCGCGGCGCTCGGCGCCTTCGCCGCCCTGATGGCCGCCATGACGGTCGCGGCGACGCGCTTCCACGACGCGTACGGCAGCGGCATCCTCAACCTGCTGGGTGCGCGCAACGCCGCCGAGCCCCGGACCGGCGGCTACTCCGCCGACACCGCGTACGCCTGGCTGACCGCGTTCGGCGCCGACGGCCGGCGGGACCACCTGCTGGTCCTGCTGCTGGACCTGCCGCTGATCGCCGCCTTCACGCTGTTCACCGCGGCCACCCTGCGCTGGGCCACGCCCCGCGCCCGGGCCGGGCTGCGGTGGGCGCTGCTCGCCGTCCCGCTCGCGGCGGCCGCGGCCAACCTGCTGGAGGACGCCGGCCTGACCGCGCTGCTGACGGCCTACCCGGCCCACCTCGACGGCCTGGCGGCCGCGGTCAGCGCGGTCAACGGGCTGAAGTCCGGGCTGTACTCCGCCTCCCTGCTGCTCGCCGTGACGGCGGCCGCGGTGCGGGGCGTCGTACTCGCCACCGGCCGCTGCCGCGTCCCCGGACCCGCAACGGGCTGAGGCGCCGGGCCGAAGCGGACGGGTCGACCGCCCGAGGCGGCAAGCCCAACCGACCGCCG from Kitasatospora terrestris includes the following:
- a CDS encoding MFS transporter is translated as MTRTPEAPAGAAVGALVLFELTSGVLQIGITPLLPELTAHLGIDAADASWIVSVQLLAAAVCVPLLGRLGDLYGHRRMLRAALALIAVGSLVVALADSLPVLLAGRLLQGPVAALLPLEMALVRDRLPVAGARRAIALLVGSLALGTLLGGVSTGLIHSATGSLRLTLLVPALLAAACVAVAFLAVPESSRRAGGRVDWPGVALLGAAVTALLAGVGGAKDGAWGSAAVIGPLLAGGLLLAGWTVVELRTAEPLVDLRAMAGRDVAPVYLAALPFGVFYFGSQAPNATFLAADPAATGYGFALSALAIALVSLPGHLAAVLGSFATAAVAARIGYRTTLLAAFAVVAAGFLQFALVHDAVWQFAAGSVLLGLGVGLSLGAMPTVIVEASDPTRTGVAAALYNNVKTLGGAVAGGAFAALLGSFVRPATGQPGEAGYRAVWLVGALCALVAVALVAATRRHTALPGGPTAVPGGPIAERVDSPGSEARHGL
- a CDS encoding helix-turn-helix domain-containing protein is translated as MAGVTRSGTDGTATPLRRDARRSRELLLDAARQVFADRGLDAPLDVIARRAGVGNATLYRHFPTRAALVDAVFGDLLAATEAAGEQARAAEDAWQGLTHYLHHVFATLAADRGTNDLMTTHLPDSAALQAVHEHNRQTVGLLLGRSRDQGSVRADLTTEDLLLALAALGRTVPALAGAVGPDAWRRPLALFLDGLRPSPAHPPLPAPALTPEQLAGVLHHLGPHRAR
- a CDS encoding M20 family metallopeptidase, with protein sequence MSLLTDAHALAPVLTELRHALHREPELGLDLPLTQAKVLAALDGLGLEITTGRALSSVTAVLRGGRPGPAVLLRGDMDALPVQEDTGLPYASALDGRMHACGHDLHTAGLVGAAHLLAARRAELAGDVVLMFQPGEEGQGGARIMIEEGVLDAAGERVVAAYALHVVARDAPTGFAATRPGPMLAASDTVHVTLRGAGGHGSSPHSATDPVPALCATVTALQTLVTREVDIFDPAVVTVGRIEAGTAPNVIPDTARLSATVRTFSDASRAAVRTSFERTVHGTAAAHGVTAGIEYVHQYPPTVNHPGEAAFALDTGREVLGADRVLPLPTPMAGSEDFSFVLREVPGAYLGLGACPPGTDPATAPMNHSAQALYDDAALPYAAALLAGLALRRLTPAATGQE
- a CDS encoding VOC family protein; translated protein: MSFTQQHQHPAQPPAAGVQLNHTAVYASDRYLSAEFLAVVLGLEVGAPFGPFLPVDLGNGVTLDYYEKRDEPIQSQHYAFLVPEERFDAVIARLEALGVTYYADPAHAEPGRVNTLFGGRGAYFADPDGHNLEVMTRPYARP
- a CDS encoding FAD-dependent oxidoreductase, encoding MTTPTTVNGGVSHWHTALGATAPRPALDGPTEVDVAVVGGGYTGLWTAYYLKRAEPSLRIAVLEQRFCGYGASGRNGGWLYNGFAGRSAFARRYGKARAVALQRAMTASVDEVLRVCAAEGIDADQVKGGVLEVARTPAQLERLDAFVAAEHAYGETGVRRLTAAEAARRIAVDGALGASWTPHGARLQPVKLVRGLAAAAERLGVEVYERTAVTAVHPAAGTTPARAVTEHGTVSARYVLRCTEGFTAGLPGEKRSWLPMNSSMIVTAPLPASFWESAGWAGRETLGDFAHAYMYAQRTADDRIAIGGRGVPYRFGSRTDNDGSTAPRTVEQLAGILTRFFPAARGVAVEHAWSGVLGVPRDWCSTVALDRASGLGWAGGYVGSGVTTTNLAARTLRDLVLGEHTELTALPWVDHRVRKWEPEPLRWLGVHGLYAAYHFADARERAGRPRTSPVARLADLVSGRH
- a CDS encoding NarK/NasA family nitrate transporter, translating into MSPKASAVQERVSPTAYVDLVTATVGFTLTFWAWNLIAPLAGEFDKTLHMSSFAQSLLVAVPVLVGSLGRVPVGALTDRYGARLMFPLVSGLTIVPVLLLIPARDSYGALLAVGFLLGLGGTTFAIGVPLVNSWFPPHKRGLGVGVFGMGMGGVALSGYFTPRMWKQDPDLPFLVLAGALAVYVVIALLFIRDRPDRVVPTSPLTERLARAGRLRVTWELSALYAIGFGGIVAFGVYLPTYLKTWYHLSATDAGTKAAGFALVTVLFRPIGGWLSDRIHPAVVTAWALALTALFAVVQAFDPDLSPVGTTAFLLMAVGLGTTSGAVFALVAQVTPVTQVGSVTGIVGAIGGLGGFVPPLVMGAIYSAQGSYSIGFMLLSDLALAGCVYAAVRMRTVRPGEAV
- a CDS encoding Lrp/AsnC family transcriptional regulator, producing the protein MAYRVPETAGEALDELDHQLVTALQTAPRARWERIGAAIGVDATTAARRWRRLTDAGHAWLSCHPAGIGPTPPLVAVVEVDCVAGALHEVAAAIVDDPHLITVDHVTGSRDLVLTAVFPDQAALARYLGLRLGALPGVAATRSQVASAVHAVGSRWRLDRLAPGGRDVLDETAPGGGSGIGRGLSSADPLDLRLFSLLAEDCRMPAADLAERAGASPSTVRRRLERYQREEALVYRCEVARSLSGWPVSVTLWGVAPPDAAARITAQLPTQRETRLCATLSGPHNLLLTVWLRSVQDIPAFEARLYARFPELTVTDRAVTLWPLKLAGQVLDPRGRRIRGVPVDFWHDPAAERAEADLVRRLSVPRRPVP
- a CDS encoding patatin-like phospholipase family protein codes for the protein MDGTALVLGGGGPVGGAWLTGVLAGLADGGVDPAAADTVIGTSAGAVFGSRLLAGETPRELYDRQLAGLDRVDLAVTAAQTVRYLWAALATRDPERSATRLGRAALDARTDPAHDLHATVRTLLRDAGAWPDRPLRIAAVDAESGQVEAFDAHSGLPLADAVAASCAVPLVWPPATALGRRWIDGGTRATANLQLAAGHRQVLAVAPVPTAVGPHPGAQQQAAELRAGGAFVTLVVPDGGARRAMGRDLTADARRPAAARAGHRQGAALAAALGRTWPTG
- a CDS encoding helix-turn-helix domain-containing protein, with protein sequence MPRPSQKPALHAAALACFAERGYDATRTKHIAERAGMSEAALYRHYPSKEAIARALYAETVEAYVRTLREVADGPGGPLERLAGAVRAMLAAYRAQPHAFLFALHRTGSLMPGLPPGSEYPLHVIEELIAEGQHAGEVREGARNLLAAVFAGCVLQPVLVSDLAAPGALDLLGTDVHDLTIEQAALAAVRSETR
- a CDS encoding cold-shock protein, with the protein product MPQQGTVKWFNAEKGFGFIAPDAGGPDVFVHFSAIQTSGYRGLEENQRVEFDVVAGPKGPQAEQVVPL